From the genome of Ziziphus jujuba cultivar Dongzao chromosome 6, ASM3175591v1, one region includes:
- the LOC107429751 gene encoding TMV resistance protein N-like, with translation MAFSSLSSPIFPEQRYEFEDTYDVFMSFRGDDTLNTFASYLYGALSANQILTSIDHELDRGEEMSPILRKAIKESKISVIIFSENYASSIRCLDELLQILECRRTKGQIVMPIFYHIDPSMVQNQKANYGVAFVELEHHFKDIMEKVQKWKDALTEASNLHGFDSKAFRVNAERLLDDGDCWVKMGLSVFIEKSLIEDGKYWIDNKLWMHDLLRQMGQKIACDRHTELGDYSRLWDAKDVCHVLERNTGTIAVKFISFNMSGMMRDIKACRTALSKICNLRILKIFWGNNISDNKFKLYFPQGLDSYLSEKQNYFHWDLYPLKSLPSNFTPKNLVELRLLGNHVEKLWNHEVQPFFCITTFFSDVEKDGSQLFQVPYRITRFVSTGSLPGKFKS, from the exons AtggctttttcttctctttcttcaccAATCTTTCCTGAACAAAGGTATGAGTTTGAAGACACATATGATGTGTTTATGAGTTTCAGAGGTGATGACACCCTCAATACATTTGCTAGCTATCTCTATGGAGCTTTATCTGCAAACCAGATCTTGACTTCCATAGATCATGAACTTGATAGAGGCGAAGAAATGTCCCCCATACTTAGGAAAGCTATCAAGGAATCCAAGATTTCGGTGATCATTTTCTCAGAAAACTATGCTTCGTCCATAAGATGTCTGGATGAGCTATTGCAAATACTTGAATGTAGAAGAACAAAAGGACAGATTGTTATGCCAATCTTTTACCATATAGATCCATCGATGGTACAGAATCAGAAGGCGAATTATGGAGTTGCATTTGTTGAACTTGAACACCACTTTAAGGATATAATGGAGAAGGTCCAAAAATGGAAGGATGCTTTAACAGAAGCATCCAATCTGCATGGCTTCGATTCAAAGGCTTTCAG AGTTAATGCAGAAAGATTATTAGATGATGGTGATTGTTGGGTGAAAATGGGTCTAAGTGTTTTCATTGAAAAGTCATTAATTGAAGATGGTAAATATTGGATAGACAATAAGCTATGGATGCATGATTTGTTGAGACAAATGGGTCAAAAAATTGCTTGTGATAGACATACAGAACTTGGTGATTACAGCAGACTGTGGGATGCTAAGGATGTTTGCCATGTGTTGGAAAGAAATACT GGAACTATAGCAGTTAAATTCATATCATTTAACATGTCTGGCATGATGAGAGATATAAAAGCGTGTCGTACAGCCTTATCGAAGATATGCAATCTACGAATCCTCAAAATTTTCTGGGGGAACAATATTAGTGATAATAAGTTCAAATTGTACTTTCCTCAAGGCCTTGATTCTTATCTTTCTgagaaacaaaattattttcattgggATTTATACCCTTTGAAATCACTGCCATCAAATTTTACGCCTAAAAATCTTGTTGAACTGAGACTACTTGGCAACCATGTTGAAAAACTTTGGAATCATGAAGTTCAG CCATTTTTCTGCATCACCACATTCTTTTCCGATGTTGAGAAGGATGGATCTCAGTTATTCCAAGTTCCTTATAGAATTACCAGATTTGTCTCAACTGGCTCCCTGCCTGGAAAGTTTAAATCTTGA